In Actinomyces marmotae, the DNA window GGGTGGGCCAGCCGGGCAGGTAGGTGGCGGGGACGACATCCCCCTCGATGAGGGCGTGCACGCCCCCTCCGGCGAAGACGACCACGAGGACAGCCATGAGCGCGCTCGTGATGGCGAAGAACGGGCGCAGCGGGATCCTCACGCTGGTGTAGCGGATGAGGAGGAAGACGACAACGAGGATGGCTGCCCCCACGGCGAATCCCTGCCAGATGGAGGCTGAGCCGGACGGGTCGATGGCGAACAGCGCCTGGTAGAAGAGGACGGTCTCGGCCCCCTCGCGGAAGACCGCGAGGAAGGAGAGCATGGCCAGGGCCCAGAAACCGCCGTTGGAGACCGAGGCCCGGGTGCGGTCCTTGATGTAGGCGTTCCAAGACGCCACCGAGGATTTGGAGAGCATCCAGTTGGATGTCCCGAGCAGCATGAGCATGGCGACCAGCGCGACCACGCCCTCAAGGATCTCCTGGTGGGAGGAGGCGGAGTCGTAGAGGAGGTTGAACAGGACCGCCACGATCCCACTGGCGATGAGGGCGAGCACGATGCCGGCGTAGATGTGCTTGACCCGGTCCTTCATCCCGGCCTTGAGGAGATAGGCGATGATGGCGGCGACGACGAGGATGGCCTCGAGCCCCTCGCGCAGCAGGATGAGGAGCGCCTGGCCGAAGGAACTGGTGAAGAAGGCCTTGACGGGGTTGACCGATGCCGCCGCCCCTCCGTCGAGCACCGCGGCGTCCTCGCTGATCATGGAGGTGAGCTCAGCCGCGGCGGCGGACGGGTCCTCGCCGGCGAGCATGGTCTTGCGGACCACCTTGAACTGGTGCTCGACCTTGGAGACACGATCCCCCGAGATCGCCGTCAGCACGGTCTTCTCGAAGCCGAGCTTCTCGTAGTAGCCGTAGTAGGCCTTGTTAACCCTCTCGGCGCCGCCCTCGCCGTCGCCCGCCCTGGCCTTGGAGACGCCCTCCTGGATGAGGGCGCTCATCTCCTGGGCCACCTCGGCCCAGGAGCGCTCGCCGCGCCCGGAGTTGACCTGCTTCTTGCTGGCCTGGATCTGCTCGCGCTGCGCCTGGATGGTGGCCGTCTTGGCGGCGGCGTAGTCACGGGGGCCGGCGAGGTCGCTCATCGCGTCAAGAGTCGTCGCCGCCTGTGCGATGGAGGCCTTGAGGGCGGCGGAGCCCGCGGCGAGGGAGTCGTCGTTGCCCTTCACCAGGGCGTCCTTCTTCAGGGTGGCGAAGGCGCTCTGGTGCTCGGCGGCCGCGTCCTGCCCGATGCGCGCCGAGATGACCTCCCCGATGTTGGAGGCCACGTAGTCGAAACTGAGCGCGCTCTGGAAGTCGGCGGCCGCCCCGGTGGTGTTGCCGGAGGAGTAATCGGCCAGAGCGGAGTCGATCTTCGCCCCCACGGCGCCGGCGACCTCGGACCAGGTCGAGTAGTCGGTCGGGGCTGTGGCCTCGCGGGCCGGGGCGGCGGCCGCCGGCGCGAGGGAGGAGGTCAGCGAGGAGATCAGCAGGGGCATCAGCAGTGCCGCGATCAGGGCGGCCACCAGGCGGGCGGGAGCCGCGCTCGGAGCATCCCGATGACGCGCGGGCAGGAGCATGGCGCTGCCATGGGGAGGGCCGGGGGGCAGGAGCATGAGGCAGATCCTTCGACGTCGCCGGGGCCGTCGACCGACCTCGCGCATGGTTTCTTCACAAATTAGACCTTCGTCACGCAGGGTAGGCTCACCTTCGAGCGAAGGTCAATTCATCTAGGATGCCTGATATGTCGCGTTCGTCCGCTGAGCAGCTCCCTGAGAGGCCCGGACCGGGCATGACGGGGCCCGGGGCCTGGGTCTTCTCGGCCACGGGCTCCGTGTGGTCGATCCGCAGCCGTGACCCACTTCCCCACCAGGCGCGCCGGGGCGTCATATCGCTGGTCGAGGGATTCGAGAGCACGTGGTCGAGGTTCCGCGCCGACTCCCTCATCAGCCGAGCCGCGGACGGGAGGCTCGGCGGCGGGCCGATCCGCCTGGAGCTGCCGGAGGGGGCAGGGGCCATGCTGGACCTGTACGACCGCCTTCACGCCGCCACCGGGGGCCGGATCGATCCGCTGGTGGGCGCTGACCTGGTCGCCCTCGGCTACGACCCCGCCTACTCCTTCACCGTGCGCGCCGGGTCGGTGACGAACCTGGGCCCGCCGGGCCGGGGAACGTGGGGGGAGGTCGCCCATCACGAGGGGGACGCGCTCATCCTCAAGCGCCCCGCACTGGTGGATGTGGGCGCGGTCGGCAAGGGATTCCTCGCTGACCTCGTGGGGGCGCTGCTCCTGGAATCGGGTGTGGAGGACTTCGTCGTCGACGCCGGCGGGGACGTGCTCGTCCATGCCGACGAGCCGGTGAGGATCGGGCTGGAGGATCCCGCCGATAGCACCCGCGTGGTCGGCGCCGTGGAGATCGCGCGCGGCGCGGTGGCCGGCTCGGGGACCAGTCGCCGGGCGTGGGGCGACGGCCTGCATCACATCCTCGACGGCCTCACCGGCAGGCCGGCGGCCCGGATGACGGCGACCTGGGCGATCGCCGAGACCTGCGCTGCCGCGGACGGCCTATCCAGCGCGCTTTTCCTCACTCGCCCGGAGGAGCTGGCGGCCTCGGGCCTGCGCTTCGAGTGCGCCGTCCTGCGCGCTGACGGGAGCGCGGAGGTCTCCCGGGGCCTGCCCGGCTCGCTGTTCACCGCCTGACCAGCCGGTCGCGCCGCATGCGGCCGGCGGGGGTATCCGCGGCTGGCGGTGCGTCCTCCCCGAGCAGTGCCATCTGCACCCAGCGGAGCCATCCACCCCGAGCGGAGCCATCCGCACCCAGCGGTGCGTCCTCCCCGCACCAGTCGGCGCAATGCGCACCAGTCAGTGCCATCTGCACCCAGCGGAGCCATCCGCACCCAGCGGTGCGTCCTCCCCGCACCAGTCGGTGTTCCCCGCACCAGTCGGCGCAATCCGCACCGGTCAGTGCCATCTGCACCCAGCGGCGCCATCCACCCCGAGCGGAGCCATCTGCACCCAGCGGTGCGTCCTCCCCGCACCAGTCGGTGTTCCCCGCACCAGTCGGCGCAATCCGCACCAGTCGGTGTTCCCCGCACCAGTCGGCGCAATCCGCACCGGTCAGTGCCATCTGCACCCAGCGGCGCCATCCACCCCGAGCGGAGCGATCCACCCCGAGCGGAGCCATCTGCACCCAGCGGTGC includes these proteins:
- a CDS encoding FTR1 family iron permease, translating into MLLPPGPPHGSAMLLPARHRDAPSAAPARLVAALIAALLMPLLISSLTSSLAPAAAAPAREATAPTDYSTWSEVAGAVGAKIDSALADYSSGNTTGAAADFQSALSFDYVASNIGEVISARIGQDAAAEHQSAFATLKKDALVKGNDDSLAAGSAALKASIAQAATTLDAMSDLAGPRDYAAAKTATIQAQREQIQASKKQVNSGRGERSWAEVAQEMSALIQEGVSKARAGDGEGGAERVNKAYYGYYEKLGFEKTVLTAISGDRVSKVEHQFKVVRKTMLAGEDPSAAAAELTSMISEDAAVLDGGAAASVNPVKAFFTSSFGQALLILLREGLEAILVVAAIIAYLLKAGMKDRVKHIYAGIVLALIASGIVAVLFNLLYDSASSHQEILEGVVALVAMLMLLGTSNWMLSKSSVASWNAYIKDRTRASVSNGGFWALAMLSFLAVFREGAETVLFYQALFAIDPSGSASIWQGFAVGAAILVVVFLLIRYTSVRIPLRPFFAITSALMAVLVVVFAGGGVHALIEGDVVPATYLPGWPTHDFLGLYPYRETLAAQAVMGGVVIGLAVASVIKRRREDRARVAAEGADGDETASTP
- a CDS encoding FAD:protein FMN transferase; this translates as MSRSSAEQLPERPGPGMTGPGAWVFSATGSVWSIRSRDPLPHQARRGVISLVEGFESTWSRFRADSLISRAADGRLGGGPIRLELPEGAGAMLDLYDRLHAATGGRIDPLVGADLVALGYDPAYSFTVRAGSVTNLGPPGRGTWGEVAHHEGDALILKRPALVDVGAVGKGFLADLVGALLLESGVEDFVVDAGGDVLVHADEPVRIGLEDPADSTRVVGAVEIARGAVAGSGTSRRAWGDGLHHILDGLTGRPAARMTATWAIAETCAAADGLSSALFLTRPEELAASGLRFECAVLRADGSAEVSRGLPGSLFTA